Within the Drosophila melanogaster chromosome 3R genome, the region CGGTTAAGCTTCTCCCACTGTGCACTGCTGATAAGCTGGAAAAAAACACTGAATTACTACGGGATTAAGGAGTATAGTAAGAACTGCTACCTGGCGGGACGGAATCTTTGCTTGGGCTTCTTTTAGCAAGCTTGTTAGCTGATCATAGGCAAAGGAGATTATGATACGCTGCTTATCGATGCTGTCTATAAACGAGTTTTCCATCATTTCGTCTTCCAACGACAACGCTCGCTCGTTTATTCCTGACACGAGCATTTCGTATCTTGCTTGCTCTTTGGTTAGCACGTAGAGCATATCCAAGACAACACGTTTTTGCAGCCATCTTTCCTTCGTCTTAAATTTGTTAGCGATAAACTTTCGAGAAAGAATTGATAGAATGGGTTCAGGTATTTTGTAGTCACACTCTTTCTTGACCTGAAAGATGTACAACATCACAGGTGGATTGCTGCGCTTAGTCCACTTTCGTGAATCTTTGCTTGTGTCACTCCACTCCTCCACATACAGCTGCAAGGGCGTACTTTTAGGCGTAATCGTTTTGTGCGGATGGGAAGTGGGCAGCACGAAGTACAGTTCCTTTTCGTCCATTCCAGTGTCCAGGACAATCAACGCAATTAGATCCTTCATAGTCATCTCCGCAGAGACCGCATACTCAAGTCGTTCGCAGTTGTTAACAGCAAAAATAGTTAGCACATTCATATTGAGTATTTTGTCCAGGTCAGCGAAGACGACTGGAACGTTATTAGCTGCTAGTTGACCGCGTTCCTTGTAGTTTGAGTTTAACGGGCTTGCCAGCCATTTGGTGAACTGAGCAGCCCAGGGCCGCGACAGATGGTGCGTCTGTGGCAGTTCAAACTGATTCACGAAACGAGTGTTATCCTCCGGATCCTCTGTGATAGCAATGCATTTGGCGGGCTTTTTTATCAGATTGAGTATAATGTTTTTAAGGGTTTGATGGGGGATGAAGGGCAGCTCACCAGTGACCAGCTCATAGGCAATTACTCCGAAGGACCATAAATCCACGGTCGAGTTGTAAAAACCATTTTCCACCACTTCTGGGGCATAGTAATGTCGGGTGCCCACCACGCTCTGCACCATGGTCTGGTCGGGAGTTCCTCGGGCGAGTCCAAAATCGGTTAGCTTATAGATTTTTTTGCCATCAACTCCACGTTGGATTACTATATTGTCCGGCTTCAAATCGCGGTGGCAAATCCCACACTGCGAGTGCAGAAAATGTAGGGCCTTACGTAGGGCTCCCAGTATCTGCCGCACCTCGAACTCCGTCAGACCATTAGCATTCTCCGGGCTCTGCAGACGCTTCCTCACGTCTCCACCGTTACAGTATTCCAGCACAATAACAGGCAACTTGGCACTAAACATGCCATTCAGGTACTCCAAAAAGTCCGGATCCTCGATGTCCACGCCAGCCACAATATGGGGAAAGTTTTTAAACTGACGAGACCAGTTCAGCTCCTTGTTCCAACGCTCGCTGAGCTTGACTTGCTGATCGGCACTCAGGGCCCCCATCTCCTTTATGTGCTTGGTGGCtatgtggaaaataaataaacacttAAGACTGACGCTTAAAATATCTGCCATATCGGCTAACTCAGCCGAAAGGCTATAAGCGACATATCTAATGCGGAGACCACACCAAACGCGCAAAACTCGAGCCCTCTATCACTATCAGTGGACCACCCGGAAACGCATGCCTCAGCTCGGTTTCTGGGAATTGTTGGACAACAAACAtgttcatatgtatatgtatgttgtttttatggttttattatttggatatatacaaaatacaacaaaaaatttatttatttatgagtaagGCTGGAAAGGGGGAGGGTGTTTGGGGGCTGGTAATGTGTGTTTGCGAAAAAGAAAAtccttaaaatatttatatgtatatgtatattagtGTTAGCCCATAAGGTGTTTATAGCTCACCAATTTCACGGCCCGTTGTTCGGTTTCGCCAATGGATCACTAGGCCGAATCCGCCCTCTCCCAGATTCCGGCACCGCTCCCAGTTCCCAAAAGAGTGCatcttgttgttttcgttaagctttattttatttacggAGCTCATTCTTCCAAGAATCTGAATCCCTCCATGGCAATCGGAAAAGCAAAACACCACAGTGATCATACAAGATTTGCGATATTCGATTGCTTATACACTAGTCATCGTTCAGCAGCAATCGCGGTCACGAGAATTTTGTTTAGAGGAGCGCTCAGCTGCAGCCACTTTCAATTGGGATGCATACCTTTAAATAAACTGGACGAATTGGGATACCCAAAAACGTTTTTAATTGAAGCTTAGAAATGGTGGCTTAAAATGTCAACTGCTACTGAAGTCACCCTTCGGTCACTATTTGCTTCACTCGCCTCAATTTTTATCGATTAAGTTATCGCAACGAAGTGACATCGCTAATCAAACAGGTTGTAAACAAAACGCTGAAAAATAACTTTAGTTTAGTGAAAATAGTAATACTCCTGCATGCTTGAGCTAAGATGCGTTTCCACATGAAGAGCGGCAGCGAGGACAATGACATTGTGGCGGCCACAGCCACTGCCGAGCATATCCGCAAGTTTGTCTTCAGCGGATCACCCGCCGAGCGACTGGAGATCAAAATACCTGAGGTAATCCTTAGAACCAGGTGTTCGTGTAGTATCTAAAGTGTCCGCCTACAGCTGCTTCAGGGTGCCTACTCCTTCTACACATGGCCTTGCGCACCAATTTTAGCCCACTTCCTGTGGGAGCGCCGACAGACACTGGCGGGCAAGCGCATCCTGGAGCTGGGAAGCGGCACCGCCCTGCCCGGCATTCTGGCGGCCAAATGCCGCGCCCAAGTGGTACTTACTGACAACTGCATTCTGCCCAAGTCACTGGCCCATATCCGAAAGTCCTGCCTGGCCAATCAACTGCAGCCGGGCGTTGATATCGATGTGGTGGGCCTGAGTTGGGGCCTGCTGCTGAACAGCGTGTTCCGACTGCCGCCTCTGGACCTTATCATTGCAGCAGACTGCTTCTACGATCCCAGCGTGTTCGAGGATATCGTGGTCACAGTTGCTTTTCTGCTGGAGCGAAATGCCGGGGccaaatttatatttacataccAGGAGCGGAGCGCCGACTGGTCCATAGAGGCGCTGCTCAAGAAGTGGAAGCTGCAGGCTTTACCCATCAGCATGGAGGACATTGGCAAGGAGTCGGGAGTGGATCTGCTGGAGTTTATGGGCGGACACACTATTCATCTTCTGGAGATCACGCGCATCGAAAGCGATGGCTCAATAAATACAACATAACAATTATACAATTGGCTTTTTTTATGCTGAATGTCAAATCTCTCTTAGTTAATGTTCTACACGGGAATGCTCCCAaacatcaaataaatatttgcctgtGGTAATCGCTTGAAATCAATGTTGGCcaaatatttggaaatataTGTTTAAAATTTAGCGCGTACCTATCAAAGTTTTCCACCCAGCACACTAATTCTAGGTTTTAGGGGATGCTAGAGTTGTGAGTAGCGGTCACACTGGCGCAACGACGCTGTTGGAAAACTgcgaaaattattatttatttacctaCCGCGAAACCAAGTAAATTCCGCTGCACAAAAGAGGCTCGAAGTGCTGGAAACGTAGTTAAGTTATTGTTCATTGTTGCTACATTACTTGGCATCCCGGAAAGACCCCGTCGGTGTGTCTTTGTCGAATAAGTGTGCGTGCTTCTGTGTTGTGCCGTGTGTAAGTGTTGGTACGTCGTCGCCTGCGAAAAATCGAAGTTATTGCATTGCGCAGCCCTTTCAAGCCGCTGTCCCTGGCCAGCTGTAAGTCCCGCAGCTCCTCGCCCAGTCCCCGCTCTACGGCGGTACTTGGATCACAATTCTGATGGTGAGTGTGCTAGTGCGTGTACCGGAATGCACTCGGATGCATCGCGATTTTGTTCCAGGGCGTCGCAATTTGTTTGTCGCTAAAATGGGCGATATGTGCTTCATCTGCGGCTCTCAAGTTGCAGCCACTGGAAATTGATAGCCGCTGCAACCATTGGCGGTTGGGTGGAACGGTAAACGACGGCATAATCCAGACACACAGCCCACAGGAGaaacatttgttgttgcctgcGGTATGATCCGTTAATTCGAACTTGAGAGCGTCGGTGTGCGTGAGAGCTTGAAAGAGCGAAATCAAGAGAGAGGAAGAAACAAAGCGCGGGCATATCCGAATTGAAAAATGCTCTACTCAAACGTGAGCACAGTAGGAGCGCATcaaaacaatattaaagagacagatgcatgaataataaatgGGAGTGATGGAAAATCCACGCCTGATTCAGTCGCAGGCtttcgtgtgcgtgtgtcaCCTTTTGTAGTGGTTGTGCGGGGGGTATTTGCCGTGCCCCTGATTAATTGACTGAAAAAATAACGCGCTATTCAGCGACATGATATCACCCATCCTGGGTGACAAGCCCACCAACCTTTTCCGAAAATCCAAATTTACACTCTCCTatttctgcttctgtttgccAAATAACTGCACTTAGAAAACGACAATCTAAATATGGCCGACCCATTTACTTTTTTCCGCCCCTCGAGCGAAACGGATGGATGATTCTGCTTCCTTGGCCATCGGTATTTCATAGACTATTAAGCTCAATTTTAAAACATCAGCTCGATGACTCCTGACATCCGGAATAGTTCTGCTTCATTGGAAGCTTGGctagtttttcttttaagaAAAATTCGATTAAAGTAgcttttttatacatatttatctTTTTGTTTCGCAGAATGCTGCTTGAGGCTGTTTGCGACTGAGACCATTGAGGAGAACCCGAGTAGCGTACGAAACACGACACAATGGCCGAGGACACAGAGTACAAGAAGTTGCCGGTGGAGGAGCGGTGTGTCCATAAACTATGGAAAGCCCGCGTCGATGGTTACGAGGAGGCCGCAAAGATCTTTCGCGAGCTGGATGACGAGAAGTCGCCGGAATGGTCTAAATTTGCAGGGCTCATAAAGAAGATGGTAGTGGACTCTAATGCTCTGGCCCAGGAAAAGGGTCTAGAAGCGGCCCTCATTTTTGTGGAGAACAGCGGGCTGGCGGGACGCACAGTAGGCGACGTGATGACAGGCATCGTTCAGAAGTGCATTGCGGCGCCAAAGACCAAAACCAAGGAGCTCTCCGTCCAAGTGGCTCTAATGTATGTGGAGATAGAGAAGCAGGAGGCCGTCGTCGAAGAGCTGGTTAAAGGTATGGAGGCCAAGAACCCTAAGATTGTGTCTGCCTGCGTGGCAGCCACCACACTGGCCCTCCGCGAGTTCGGACACAAGGTGATCGGCGTCAAGCCGTTAATTAAAAAGCTTGCTCCGCTAATGTCTGACCGAGACAAGACGGTCCGAGATGAGGGCAAGCAGCTGGCTGTTGAGATTTACCGTTGGATCGGAGCTGCAATGAAGGCACAGATCTCAACGCTACCACAGGTAACGCTAAAGGAGCTGGAGGATGAATTCGACAAACTCAAAGGTGAACGCGTTGAACCCTCCAGGTGTGTTCAAGGATTTCTCTCTATCATTGCCTAGCTAAACCGCTCTTACTTTTAGATATCTAAAGTCCCAGCAGGAAAAGCAAGCGAAGATCGCCGATGCTGCAGCGACCGAGGATGCATATAATGGTATGAAGCCCTCGATATTACAAAAGCAGTGAattattgatttgattttggttttcGTATGCAGAGGATGATGGCGAGGCTGGCGTTGAAGAAATCGATCCTATGGATCTTCTAGACCCCGTTGACATTCTCTCCAAAATGCCCAAGGACTTCTACGATAAGCTGGAGGAAAAGAAATGGACTCTGCGCAAAGAATCGTTGGAAGTCCTGGAGAAACTGCTCACTGACCACCCCAAGCTAGAGAATGGCGAGTATGGAGCGCTGGTAAGCGCTCTTAAAAAGGTTATAACCAAGGACTCCAACGTAGTCCTCGTTGCAATGGCCGGAAAATGTCTAGCCTTGCTAGCCAAAGGATTGGCAAAGCGATTCTCAAATTACGCATCCGTAAGTAACTCTCACCTTCTTCCAAATAACGTGTTTTCATATGTGTTCTTCTATTTCAGGCTTGTGTCCCATCCCTGTTGGAAAAATTTAAAGAGAAGAAACCTAATGTTGTGACAGCGCTGCGTGAAGCTATTGATGCCATATACGCCTCCACTTCTCTAGAGGCCCAGCAAGAGTCCATTGTAGAGTCCCTGTCCAACAAAAATCCAAGTGTTAAGTCCGAAACGGCCTTGTTTATTGCCCGTGCCCTAACCCGCACCCAACCAACCGCGCTAAACAAAAAGCTGCTTAAACTTCTGACCACCAGTCTAGTGAAAACGCTTAACGAACCAGATCCAACCGTACGCGACAGCAGCGCCGAAGCTCTTGGTACTTTAATAAAGCTAATGGGAGACAAAGCGGTGACTCCTTTGCTCGCCGACGTCGATCCACTCAAAATGGCCAAGATAAAGGAGTGCCAAGAAAAGGCGGAGATTAAAATAAAGGTTGCAGGTCCAAAGAAGGAGACACGACCTGCATCTGCACCGACTGCGAAAGCTGCTGCTCCGGCTAAGACAGTGGCTGGTAGTGTGGACCCTAAGCCAGTAACCCGACCGGCCACTACAGGGGCACGTAAGGTCTTGAAAAAACCGGCGACGGTTAGTGGAGGAGGAGCTACATCTGCCCCAACTGCAGCTCTTAAAGCGGGTGGAAAACCCCTAGCCACGGAACGCGAAATAACCCCCGAGGAATTGCAAGAAAAATCCGAAGAAATTCTGCCAGCCGAAATTCTTAATGGGCTGGTGGATTCCAACTGGAAGAACCGCCTTGCTGCTGTGGAACAGCTTCTGGGCGAAATAAGCGGTTTTGATGCAAAACAGGCTGGCATATCACAGATCCTGATCCGAACAATCAGTGGACGAAAGCCAGGCctcaaagaaatgaatttcCAGGTACTCAAGTTTAAGCTAGACATAATCCGCAGTGTGGCTGAAAACTATCCACTGACCACGACAACCGTTGATCTGGTGATTAACGAAATAATCGAGAAGCTAGCAGACGCCAAGAATggtgcagcagctgcagatgTTTTGTCTGCC harbors:
- the IKKbeta gene encoding I-kappaB kinase beta — translated: MHSFGNWERCRNLGEGGFGLVIHWRNRTTGREIATKHIKEMGALSADQQVKLSERWNKELNWSRQFKNFPHIVAGVDIEDPDFLEYLNGMFSAKLPVIVLEYCNGGDVRKRLQSPENANGLTEFEVRQILGALRKALHFLHSQCGICHRDLKPDNIVIQRGVDGKKIYKLTDFGLARGTPDQTMVQSVVGTRHYYAPEVVENGFYNSTVDLWSFGVIAYELVTGELPFIPHQTLKNIILNLIKKPAKCIAITEDPEDNTRFVNQFELPQTHHLSRPWAAQFTKWLASPLNSNYKERGQLAANNVPVVFADLDKILNMNVLTIFAVNNCERLEYAVSAEMTMKDLIALIVLDTGMDEKELYFVLPTSHPHKTITPKSTPLQLYVEEWSDTSKDSRKWTKRSNPPVMLYIFQVKKECDYKIPEPILSILSRKFIANKFKTKERWLQKRVVLDMLYVLTKEQARYEMLVSGINERALSLEDEMMENSFIDSIDKQRIIISFAYDQLTSLLKEAQAKIPSRQLISSAQWEKLNRNYNFIIQSAKSIRSFLEACLREAKDMVKTTNQLRKEVCEKDLFDCARFYKKYLCNGAIISPSELNNDAEEFAKSRFKLYNEGEARHLPKSIDHMHYLYFKTKESIPVLLQQFCDIKKEIFQINLQMLMSASSTPPPKLELSAAMDRLAISSGSPSSDPFDSLRTINAIEEAERINNILVNEMKIDHY
- the CG5013 gene encoding uncharacterized protein, with the protein product MRFHMKSGSEDNDIVAATATAEHIRKFVFSGSPAERLEIKIPELLQGAYSFYTWPCAPILAHFLWERRQTLAGKRILELGSGTALPGILAAKCRAQVVLTDNCILPKSLAHIRKSCLANQLQPGVDIDVVGLSWGLLLNSVFRLPPLDLIIAADCFYDPSVFEDIVVTVAFLLERNAGAKFIFTYQERSADWSIEALLKKWKLQALPISMEDIGKESGVDLLEFMGGHTIHLLEITRIESDGSINTT